Part of the Candidatus Bipolaricaulota bacterium genome, CGACGACATCATAAGCGGGAAGATTCAAATCAATCTCGGAGACTGAAGCCGACAGACGGCCGGGGCATAACCGCCCCGGCCGATCACTCGAGGAGTAAACGTGGTTGTAGCTACCGGACAGAAGGTCGAGACGCTGGAGGCGCGCGGGATCGTCAAGCGATTTCCTGGGGTACTCGCCAACGACCACGTCGATTTCGACGTCCACGCCGGGGAGATCCACGCCCTGCTCGGGGAGAACGGGGCGGGTAAGAGCACGTTGATGAAGATCCTGTACGGCCTTTACCGTCCCGATGCCGGGGAGATCAGAGTGAACGGGGTTCCGGTCCGATTCCACTCCCCGCTCGATGCGATCCGCCGCGGGATCGGGATGGTGCACCAGCACTTCATGCTCGTTCCTACGTTCACCGTAGCGGAGAACGTCGCCCTTGGCCTCCCCTCATCTCGAAAGTTCGTGCTCGACCTGGACCGGGTATCCGCCCGACTCGAGGAATTGGGGAAGCTGTACGGGCTGCACGTCGATCCCGGTGCCGAGGTGCGTCAGCTCTCCGTGGGGGAGCAACAGCGGGTGGAGATCCTGAAGGTTCTGTACCGTGGGGCATCCCTCCTCATCCTCGACGAACCGACCGCCGTCCTCACCCCGCAGGAGGTGGGGGAGCTGTTCCAGATCCTAAAACAGATGGTAAATAACGGACACGGGATCATCTTCATCAGCCACAAGCTGCATGAGGTTATCGGACTCTCCGACCGGGTGACGGTCCTGCGGGACGGTCGGGTGGTAGATACCGTCCCCACCGCCGAGACGACCAAGGAGGAGCTGGCCCGATTGATGGTCGGCAGGGAGGTCCTGTTCCAAGTCGAGCGTCCTCCTGCCAAGCAAAGAGACGTCCGCTTGGCCGTAGAAGGACTGTGGGCGGACGGGGATGCCGGGATGCCCGTTCTGCGTGGGGTCGATCTGGAGGTGCGGTCGGGCGAGATCTTGGGACTGGCGGGGGTGTCGGGAAACGGGCAGCGGGAGCTGGCCGAGGTGATCGCCGGGCTGCGCCGACCGAGCCGCGGCAAGGTCGTGATCGACGGACGTGATGTGACCGGAGCGTCTCCGGCGCGCCTCCTCGAGTACGGCCTCTCCTACATCCCTGAGGAGCGGATGACGGACGGAACGGTGGGGGAGTTCAGCGTGGAGGAGAACCTGATCCTGAAGGATCACCACCGCCCGCCGTACGCGAACGGAATCTTCCTGAACTTTCCTCGCATCGCCGCCGAGAGCGATCGATTGATCAAGGACTTCGACATAAAGACCCCATCCCGAAAAACGCCGGTGAAGAGCCTATCGGGAGGGAACATCCAGAAGCTGATCCTCGCCCGCGAACTGTCGCGCGATCCCCGCGTTCTCGTCGCTGCCCAGCCCACGCGCGGGCTCGATGTCAGCGCCACCGAGTACGTCCACCGCCGCTTGATCGAGCAGCGAGAGAAAGGGTGTGCAATACTATTGATCTCCGAGGACCTCGATGAGATTTTGAACCTCTCCGAC contains:
- a CDS encoding ABC transporter ATP-binding protein, with protein sequence MVVATGQKVETLEARGIVKRFPGVLANDHVDFDVHAGEIHALLGENGAGKSTLMKILYGLYRPDAGEIRVNGVPVRFHSPLDAIRRGIGMVHQHFMLVPTFTVAENVALGLPSSRKFVLDLDRVSARLEELGKLYGLHVDPGAEVRQLSVGEQQRVEILKVLYRGASLLILDEPTAVLTPQEVGELFQILKQMVNNGHGIIFISHKLHEVIGLSDRVTVLRDGRVVDTVPTAETTKEELARLMVGREVLFQVERPPAKQRDVRLAVEGLWADGDAGMPVLRGVDLEVRSGEILGLAGVSGNGQRELAEVIAGLRRPSRGKVVIDGRDVTGASPARLLEYGLSYIPEERMTDGTVGEFSVEENLILKDHHRPPYANGIFLNFPRIAAESDRLIKDFDIKTPSRKTPVKSLSGGNIQKLILARELSRDPRVLVAAQPTRGLDVSATEYVHRRLIEQREKGCAILLISEDLDEILNLSDRIAVIYEGRIMGTLPREGVEAERIGLMMAGVEPEAVAARAKGGDSADKTQ